In Anopheles bellator chromosome 2, idAnoBellAS_SP24_06.2, whole genome shotgun sequence, the genomic stretch AGTATCTGTACCAGGCACTCACTGCCCAGCGGTTCGGACACCTacgcggccgtggccgcgttgacaacgacgacaagTTTCAAATAACGCAGCCTACGTGATATGATAACAAACCGAGCGTGGCCACAACACCGTTCGGGGTTCGCGACGATCGTGTAACAGTTGTGTTCCGCGTGTGGGCGATTAAGAGTGGGTCGCCTTTCGCGCCTCGATTCTGTAACATTCTTTCTGCCACTCGATACTGTTCAGTTTAAGGCTCGCTAACCAGTGAATCGGTGTTCCTTTTACTTGCAGACGAATCTCATGTACCAATGGACCCACACGgaaccaccgacaccggccccGGTAACGCCCGGTCGTCTTGAGCCGCACATCGTGTGGCCCCACGCATCGACCCCGAAACCCGTCTCGCATCAGtcaaccagcaccaccaccaccggcgcgGTTGAGTCCGGCATGGAAACGGATCAACCGGCCGCCGATCCGGCCCACGGTCCGACCGATTTCGCTGGCCTGCGTAGTCGCATCTCCGGCTGCAAAACGATCGGCCAGCTGCAAAAGATTGTGCACGAACTGCTGAGTGATCCGGTCTTCAGGCCAACCGATcgcccggccacggtgccTCCGGATGTGCTCAACGAAACGGACTGCACCATCTTCGAAGCGTTCGCGAGTGGATTGCTGAACGAAACGGATTGTACGCTGTTCGAGGCACccggggctggccgggccCACGACGCTCCGCCGGATGCGAAGGTGCCGAGAAACGATGGAGCGAGTTGCGTCCAGCAGCACGTATCCTGCGCggacccgccgccaccacacaccacgaTCGACGCGTCGATCGGTGCCAGTGATACTCACAACCAAACATTCCCTGCCAACGACAGTATTAACGACAGAGACGGGTCCGGTGTGCCCCGCGgctcccggcccgacccgatgGTGTGCTCGAGCTGCGCCAAACTCCTCCGCTCAATCGAGGAACGCATTCCGACCGGGGACAtcactgccgctgccgctccgATCGACCGGTTCGTGACACGAGAAACGCAAACCGAGTCAAAGAGTGACGATGGCCTCGCACAAGGTgtcccgccaccaccaccaccaccaccaccgccaccgccgcctccaccaccacctcttCCGACATCCAGTGCAGTCCCTCCTCCACCTCCCCCTCCGCTGCCACCACCCTTGCCCGGGACACTAGGTCTTTCGCTAGGTCCGACACCGCCACCAATGCCGTCGACGGGTggcccgccaccaccaccaccgccaccgcccctACCGATGGGTGGGTCGATTCCcgtgccggggccaccgccaccgccgccaccgaccgggggcgGCGGCCCAGCCTCGCTCGGACCAGGTAAATTAGCGTCAAGTGCCCCTACCGCGATCCCCAGTGGCCCTCCACCACTGCCACTACCCATACCAGTGCCCGGAGGATGGTATGCGGCCAATAGtaagcgtttgtttttgttctcaatctcttactctctctgtctctctgtctgtttgtctgtctgtctctcaCTTTCTATGTACACTTTTCCCTCTATACACCTTCCCGATCCGGTACTAGCCTCAGTTCGTTTTCCGGTCCGATTTCCGGGTTGCAAAATGCAGTTTCGAAATTCAAACCTGTTACACGAGGCCAACcctcgtttccgtttttcgttctGGCCACTCCTCGATTAGGTTCGGAGCTTTTCACCCCACCTAGTTCctattgtgtgttttttgaCACTGcaaatcgatcggttttccCCGTTCCGATTGCGCTTTTGTAGCTTCTGTGTATATCACCCGTACTTTCCACACACCACTCCCTAACACTTGGCCAGTGGCCGGTAGTAGTGTCCTGTACTTTGTACTTTGGCGTAGTTTGTGTTTCCTCGCTGTATTGTTGTCACTAGTGTGGTAGCGGAACTCGTAATCCGACCGACATCCCACAACACCCATTAATGGTTCCCCTTTTCTCGGTGCAGTCTTACGCAAACAACCGGTCAATCCGCCGAAACCGATGAAGCCGCTCTACTGGACGCGCATTCTGGCACCGAAAGGGGCCGGGTCGAGAaagccaccgacaccaccgccgccggcagcaaaTCCTGCGATCAGCCCGGAAACCACGGACGAAGCCGACGGTTCGGCATCCGGTGCTTCGGGTGATGAAGTGACAGCGCCGGAATCGAAAGCGCCGGAGGAACCTTCGCCGAAaccggcgaaaccggaaaaacgTGAAGGCCTGTGGCAGGTGCTGGAGGAAACCAGTCTCGATAATCTGGACGAGTTTACGGAGCTGTTCTCGCGCCAGGTGATAGTGCCGAAGCTGCGCGAGAAAGTCGAGAAGCCGGAGAAAACGGTCAACATTCTGGACAGCAAACGGTCGCAGAACGTGGGCATCTTTGCGAAGAGCCTGCACGTCGAGTGGGACGAGATCGAGTGCGCCATCTACCACTGCGACACGTCGGTGGTCAGCCTGGAGGCGATGCAGAAGATCCTCGAGATCAAGGCGAGCGACGAGGAGCTGATGCAGATCCGCGAGTACGCCGAGAGCAGCCtggcgaacaacaacaacgcgatCCCGCTCGACCAACCGGAACAGTTCCTGCTGCGCATCTCCGGCATATCGTTCTTCTCGGAACGCATCTCGTGCATCGTGTTCCAGGCGGAGTTCGAGGAGCACTACAAGTGCGTATCGCGCAAGTTGAAAACGGTCAAGCAGACGTGCGAGTTTCTGCTCGAGAGCGCCGAGCTGCGGCACCTCTTTTCGATCATCCTGACGCTCGGTAACTTTATGAACGGGGGCAACCGGACGCGCGGCCAAGCGGACGGGTTCGGGCTGGAGATCTTGAGCAAGCTGAAGGACGTAAAGTCGGCCGACACCAACACCACGCTGCTGCACTTCATCATCCGGACGTACATTGGCCAGTGCCGCAAGAGTGGCACCATACTGCAGGACATCAAGCTGCCCATCCCGGATCCGGGCGATCTGGACAAGGCGGCACTGGTCGATTACGACGACTGCCGGTCGCAGCTCACGATGCTACGTTCCAAAACGGAAGGTAACGGCCGGCGATTGATCGTTAGCGTCACGTGTCGGTGATCGTAATCGTTCTTTTTACCTTCCATCCATCCCCACCACAGAGTGCCGCCGGACGGCCGACCGGGTGATACAGGAATCGACCGAGGACCATCTGCACCCGTTCAAGGAGATCATGGAGGAGTTTATCGAAAAGGCGACGGCGCGTATTGAGAAGCAGTTCTGCAAGCTGGACGAGTGCCGCGAGTGCTTCGTGCGGACGATGCGCTTCTACCACTTTACGCCCAAGACGGGCACGCTGGAGGAGAGCAAACCGGAAACGTTCTTCGAGCTGTGGGTACCGTTCGCACAAGACTTTCGCACCATCTACAAAAAGGAAATGCAACACCTTCTAAACGAACTGTAAGTGCCGCTTGGGCCGGGGACCACGGGAGGTCAGTACGTTGCATCAACGAGCTTCCGTTTATTTCAGACTGAAAAAGACTAAACGGCCTTCGAGCACGGCTTCCTCGGCGGCGACGAAGCAGGTGAGCGGGAAGGCAAAGGCCGGCTCGCTGAAGGAACGGATGAAACGACTTATGCAAAACTAAACTGTAAAACACCAACCCACACACTGCATCGACCGGTATCGGCCGATGCCCGCTGGGCGACCGGatattcgatcgatcgaaagcggCTTTATTTATTGATCGTATATCGCTTCGTATTCGTAAGACAATAGCACTAAAAACAGAAAAGGTACAATAAAGCGAATGGTCAGACGACGTTGATACAACGACTTGCTCATTCATCGGTGCATTTGGTAGCTACTGTACTGTTGGTTAGACTGGAATTAAACGTGCTGAGGTCATTAACGGATTCCGTACTAAATTCGAAtcaaaactgacagttcggTTGCGAACCTCAATCTGACGTTTCTCTGTGTTGTGACACTTTCCACGGTCTTGTTTTTCAGTGATCGCGCGCGCTATCGATGCCGCTAAAAGAGTCACAGAAAAGTGCTGATATTGCTGTATTGCTTCGCGTTCCCATCCCGGCAGATCATCCGATGTCCCGTGTAACGAAAATTAAGCACGTCCTCAAGGAGCAGGAAGCGGACGAGTTCGATGTGCCGAAGGAAAACCAAAGCATTGTGCGTATCGTCGCCAGCCGCGGCAACAACCTGCACGAAGTGGAAACGGCGCAGGAGGGCGAAGAACGGTTCCTGGTGTCGATGCCGGTAAAGTTCCGCAAAAATGTGTGGATCAAGCGCGGCGACTTTGTGCTGGTGGAACCGATCGAGGAGGGCAACAAAGTGAAGGCCGAAATCTGCCGGATACTGACGCCGGAGCACATCAAGGTATTCGAGCAAGAGGGCGTTTGGCCGCGAAAGTTCAGCAAAAAGCGCGAATTGGAGGAAGACGTGGATGAGGACGGTCTCGTGCGGAACACGAACCGGAAATACGTCACACAGCACGACTCCGAAGACGATGATAGCGAGGCGGATGATGGGGACGAAGACGTCGACGACGAGCTGGAAGAGGATAGCAGCCGCGATGAGAAGCAACGTCAAACTGAACGATGAATCGGTAGTAATTTGCATCAATACGTTTATTTTGTTAAAGATTTAGAGGATAGAAGTATCAAAAAACGACTAAAGATACCCAATATCTGTACATTTGTGATGCATGCTTGAGATGGAGCGTTTTTTGGGAGTTTGTTTGGCGAGAAAGAACTTTCCCTCGTTTTGCGCTCGTTGCATAGCCTGCTTTTTATGACTTTGGTATCGTTACTTCTTATCAAGAGTTCACTCCTAGGAACGGAAAGCTGAACACGGGACGACATTGCCAGCGCCTGCCTTTCGCACACATTGGCGCTCTGCACAACCGAATGCCGGTGGTTGGCATGGAAACGCGAGCGCAAAAAGCACACCAATAGCACGCGGAGCACGACAGAGATCAGAGGTTGCGAGTGCACAGAGTACAGAGCATGAGAAGTGTAGGGTCCATTGAC encodes the following:
- the LOC131208195 gene encoding protein cappuccino → MGNAQTQASQQQQHPGPLEPKAPAAIRPTKTPTLAKGRSFIKFGKRKQLLVEHEAAPVATATPGPAEDGIKSDLGTTSVGGDEDGFSNILVGGMLHSGSELSKSADSTERQRTAPPPNVIYLRERTASSSSDSIFTDAASPPGGGGAVAGGFTTEINEAYYSEENICDLPEGTEKPRTVRLTIYRNDPFTVDGGYRNVDSVRAKLRCENVSSIDLPPGDSQRTPPQQHNLQIEHNVSSVCIVPEDVDESPEDEMADRKRIPLSHRRTGSNVVVDTNGTAAKGTRDTRGTENGKPSRLLTKSSLYAGTKLPVLTDRKLAAAASSQHATAAATTVSSRVLRPSYVPEKLNFFSYEKFEGHMLINWLSSSLSSGITGINEQDLQALLFQYCTNLLVAGVMKQIPDKHAPPQDTFRTNLMYQWTHTEPPTPAPVTPGRLEPHIVWPHASTPKPVSHQSTSTTTTGAVESGMETDQPAADPAHGPTDFAGLRSRISGCKTIGQLQKIVHELLSDPVFRPTDRPATVPPDVLNETDCTIFEAFASGLLNETDCTLFEAPGAGRAHDAPPDAKVPRNDGASCVQQHVSCADPPPPHTTIDASIGASDTHNQTFPANDSINDRDGSGVPRGSRPDPMVCSSCAKLLRSIEERIPTGDITAAAAPIDRFVTRETQTESKSDDGLAQGPTPPPMPSTGGPPPPPPPPPLPMGGSIPVPGPPPPPPPTGGGGPASLGPGKLASSAPTAIPSGPPPLPLPIPVPGGWYAANILRKQPVNPPKPMKPLYWTRILAPKGAGSRKPPTPPPPAANPAISPETTDEADGSASGASGDEVTAPESKAPEEPSPKPAKPEKREGLWQVLEETSLDNLDEFTELFSRQVIVPKLREKVEKPEKTVNILDSKRSQNVGIFAKSLHVEWDEIECAIYHCDTSVVSLEAMQKILEIKASDEELMQIREYAESSLANNNNAIPLDQPEQFLLRISGISFFSERISCIVFQAEFEEHYKCVSRKLKTVKQTCEFLLESAELRHLFSIILTLGNFMNGGNRTRGQADGFGLEILSKLKDVKSADTNTTLLHFIIRTYIGQCRKSGTILQDIKLPIPDPGDLDKAALVDYDDCRSQLTMLRSKTEECRRTADRVIQESTEDHLHPFKEIMEEFIEKATARIEKQFCKLDECRECFVRTMRFYHFTPKTGTLEESKPETFFELWVPFAQDFRTIYKKEMQHLLNELLKKTKRPSSTASSAATKQVSGKAKAGSLKERMKRLMQN
- the LOC131207154 gene encoding probable RNA-binding protein EIF1AD; this encodes MSRVTKIKHVLKEQEADEFDVPKENQSIVRIVASRGNNLHEVETAQEGEERFLVSMPVKFRKNVWIKRGDFVLVEPIEEGNKVKAEICRILTPEHIKVFEQEGVWPRKFSKKRELEEDVDEDGLVRNTNRKYVTQHDSEDDDSEADDGDEDVDDELEEDSSRDEKQRQTER